From the genome of Pseudomonas putida:
CCGCCTTTACGGCGGGCTCCTTTGTTCTTGGACAAAGGAGCGCAAAACCGCCTGCTCCCACATACGGCCCCTACGCTGCGCTTCGGGGTTCCCTCGCTCCGGCGGCTTGCGGGCCCGCGCGGCCTACGACTTGCTCCGCAAGTCTACATCTCGCGCCTCCGGCTACGCCGGAGGGTGCTGCGCACCTGGCCCTCCAGCCACCTACGCTCGGCCTCCTGAGGTCGCGGGTAGATCAAGATCAAGATCAACAGCCAGAGCAAGATCAACAGCCAGAGCAACGGCAGGCGAATCGCTGCGCTCTCGCGGTTTACCTATCGCTTTGTGTTGTAGCGGATAGCGCGGTGTCTCTTTCGAAGATAACGCCAGTGCAGGCGCCGCCGCTAACTTCGCGACGTCAGGAGGCCGAGCGTAGGCGCCTGTAGGGCCAGGTGCGCAGCACCCTTCGGCGTAGCCGAAGGCGCGAGATGTAGACTTGCGGAGCAAGTCGTAGGCCGCGCGGGCCCGGAAGGCGCCGAAGCGAGGGGACCCGTAGCGCAGCGGAGGGCCGGATGCAGGAGCGAGCGGTTTTGCGCTCCTTTGTCCAAGAACAAAGGAGCCCGCCGTAAAGGCGGAAGGGGCCAGTAGCGCCGCTACACACAATGGATCAGCTCACGATCTAAATGCCAAGCCAAGCCAAGCCAAGCCAAGCCAACTTCCCGACAATCCGTGAAGAACCTTTTATTCTGCCGGCTCAATCATTCTGCACTGCGCTTACGACTGGCCATCGCAGTGACCCCGTAACCGATCAGTGCGGCAAAGAACGAGCCGCTAAGAATCCCCATTCGGTCCATGCCGGCATACTCACTGCTGCCAGGTACGAAGGCCAACGAGCCGACGAACAGGCTCATGGTGAAGCCAATGCCGCAGAGAATCGCCACCCCCAGCAACTGCCCCCAGCTGGCGCCACTGGGCAGTGCTGCCAACTGCAATTTCACCGCCAGCCAGGTCAAGCCAAACACCCCTACGGTCTTGCCTAGCAGCAGGCCCACGGCAATGCCCATCGGCACAGGGTGGGTGAAGCTGTCCAGGCTTATGCCGGCCAGCGACACACCGGCGTTGGCGAAGGCGAACAACGGCAGGATGGCGTAGGCCACCCAGGGTTGCAGGGCAAGCTCCAAGGCCAGCAGCGGCGAGGCTTCGGCATGGCGGGTGCGCAGCGGAATGCACAAAGCCAGGGCAACGCCGGCCAAGGTGGCGTGCACGCCGCTCTTGAGCACGCACACCCAGAGAATCAGGCCGACCACCAGGTACGGGCCGAGCTTGGTCACGCCAAGCCGGTTCATGGTCAGCAGCACGATCAGGCAGGCAGCGGCCAGTACCAGCGACACGCTCGACAGGGTGCCGGAGTAGAACAGGGCGATGACGATGATCGCTCCCAGGTCGTCGATGATCGCCAAGGTCATCAGGAACAACTTCAGCGATACCGGTACCCGTTTGCCGAGCAACGCCAACACGCC
Proteins encoded in this window:
- the nhaA gene encoding Na+/H+ antiporter NhaA encodes the protein MRRLLTRFFQLEAASGLLLIAAAILALVINNSPLSHVYSVLLDVPVAVQVGALEIAKPSLLWINDGLMALFFLLIGLEVKREVVDGQLSKPSQVILPATAAIGGMVVPALIYWSINRDNPAAVAGWAIPMATDIAFALGVLALLGKRVPVSLKLFLMTLAIIDDLGAIIVIALFYSGTLSSVSLVLAAACLIVLLTMNRLGVTKLGPYLVVGLILWVCVLKSGVHATLAGVALALCIPLRTRHAEASPLLALELALQPWVAYAILPLFAFANAGVSLAGISLDSFTHPVPMGIAVGLLLGKTVGVFGLTWLAVKLQLAALPSGASWGQLLGVAILCGIGFTMSLFVGSLAFVPGSSEYAGMDRMGILSGSFFAALIGYGVTAMASRKRSAE